The Glycine soja cultivar W05 chromosome 6, ASM419377v2, whole genome shotgun sequence genome has a window encoding:
- the LOC114416791 gene encoding ubiquitin-conjugating enzyme E2 36-like, whose amino-acid sequence MANSNLPRRIIKETQRLLSEPAPGISASPSEENMRYFNVMILGPTQSPYEGGVFKLELFLPEEYPMAAPKVRFLTKIYHPNIDKLGRICLDILKDKWSPALQIRTVLLSIQALLSAPNPDDPLSENIAKHWKSNEAEAVETAKEWTQLYASGA is encoded by the exons ATGGCCAACAGCAACCTCCCTCGAAGAATCATCAAG GAAACGCAGCGTTTGCTCAGTGAGCCAG CACCTGGTATTAGTGCCTCCCCCTCTGAAGAGAATATGCGATATTTCAATGTGATGATCCTTGGGCCTACCCAGTCGCCTTATGAAG GAGGCGTTTTCAAGTTAGAACTATTTTTGCCAGAAGAATATCCAATGGCTGCTCCAAAG GTTAGGtttctaacaaaaatatatCATCCGAACATTGATAAG CTTGGCAGGATATGTCTTGATATTCTGAAAGATAAGTGGAGTCCTGCACTTCAGATACGCACTGTTCTATTAAG CATTCAAGCTCTATTGAGTGCACCAAACCCAGATGATCCACTTTCTGAGAACATTGCCAAGCATTGGAAATCTAACGAGGCCGAGGCTGTCGAAACAG CGAAGGAATGGACCCAATTATATGCTAGTGGCGCCTGA
- the LOC114416792 gene encoding TPR repeat-containing thioredoxin TTL1-like, which translates to MSHSGKKPVSSELGLTERFRDSLSCSDDNKPDFRELDLSSPVSTLRPRQHHSAPTTTSSSSTSTSSGSTGSGSGRNGNNNAVSKRSHSGELSGSSETNSPTRVSKPGHRRSNSGQSQRSPSSSSSAVNSPPLNVLPAGNICPSGRVLKAATAAVAPSRSSRSDVLGSGTGNYGHGSIMRGGKGGGGGGGGGGDVRIAGESAKGVDPEEVKRIGNEEYKRGHFVEALCLYDRAIAMSPGNAAYRSNRAAALTGLGRLPEAVKACEEAVGLDPNYGRAHQRLAMLFLRLGQVEDARKHLCYPGLQLDPAELQKLQIVEKHINKCGDVRRIRDWKGVLREVDAAVAAGADSCVQLFMCRAEALLKLHQIDDAESCISWIPKSKPHPGSLSQARFFGMFSEAYCFFVRAQIEMAFGRFENAVTTAEKASQIDPRNVEVAVLLNNVRMVARARLRGNDLFKSERFTEACSAYGEGLRLDPSNSILYCNRAACWFKLGQWERSIEDCNQALHIQPDYTKAILRRAASNSKLERWEEAVTDYELLRRELPDDNEVAENLFHAQVALKKSRGEEVHNLKFGGEVEDISGLEQFRAAISLPGVSVVHFETASNLQCKQISPLVNTLCSRNPSINFLKVNIQTSPAVAAAENVRVVPTFKIYKNGSQVKEIICPSHDMLEHSIRHYSL; encoded by the exons atgTCACATTCCGGGAAGAAACCCGTGTCGTCCGAGTTAGGGCTCACCGAGCGGTTCCGCGACTCACTGAGTTGCTCCGACGACAACAAACCCGATTTCCGAGAACTCGATTTGAGTTCGCCGGTTTCAACATTGCGGCCACGTCAGCACCACAGTGCGCCCACCACAACGAGTAGCAGTAGCACGAGCACTAGCAGCGGCTCGACCGGGTCCGGTTCGGGTCGGAACGGAAACAATAACGCGGTTTCGAAGAGATCTCATTCTGGTGAGTTGTCTGGGTCGAGCGAGACCAATAGTCCGACCCGGGTTTCGAAACCGGGTCACCGGAGATCCAATTCGGGTCAAAGCCAGAGATCTCCTTCGTCGTCCTCCTCCGCTGTCAATTCTCCGCCGCTGAACGTTCTCCCGGCCGGGAACATCTGCCCGTCCGGAAGGGTTCTCAAGGCGGCGACCGCGGCCGTGGCGCCAAGCCGGAGCTCCAGGTCGGATGTTCTGGGCTCCGGCACGGGGAATTACGGCCACGGGAGCATAATGCGAGGTGGAAAAggtggcggcggcggcggcggtggtggtggtgatgtgAGGATCGCTGGCGAATCGGCGAAGGGCGTGGATCCGGAGGAGGTGAAGAGGATTGGGAATGAAGAGTATAAGAGAGGGCACTTTGTTGAGGCGTTGTGTTTGTATGATCGAGCAATTGCAATGTCTCCCGGCAATGCCGCTTACCGGAGCAACCGTGCGGCGGCGTTGACCGGTTTAGGACGGTTGCCGGAGGCGGTGAAGGCGTGTGAGGAGGCTGTGGGGTTGGATCCTAATTATGGGAGGGCGCATCAGCGCTTGGCAATGTTGTTTCTCAG GTTAGGACAGGTTGAGGATGCTAGGAAGCACCTTTGTTATCCTGGCCTGCAGCTGGATCCTGCTGAGTTGCAGAAGTTGCAAATTGTGGAAAAGCATATTAACAAATGTGGCGATGTACGGAGGATACGAGATTGGAAAGGTGTACTGAGGGAGGTTGATGCTGCTGTTGCTGCTGGAGCAGACTCTTGTGTTCAG CTCTTTATGTGTAGAGCAGAAGCCCTTCTCAAGCTACACCAGATTGATGATGCTGAATCATGTATATCATGGATTCCCAAAAGCAAGCCACATCCTGGTTCCTTATCACAGGCAAGATTTTTTGGGATGTTTTCTGAGGCTTATTGCTTCTTCGTTAGAGCTCAGATTGAGATGGCTTTTGGAAG GTTTGAGAACGCAGTTACAACTGCTGAGAAAGCTAGTCAGATTGACCCCCGAAACGTTGAAGTTGCTGTTTTGCTCAACAATGTGAGGATGGTTGCTAGAGCTCGATTGCGTGGTAATGATCTTTTTAAATCAGAAAGGTTCACTGAGGCATGCTCGGCATATGGGGAAGGTTTGAGGCTCGACCCTTCAAACTCTATCCTCTATTGCAATAGAGCAGCATGTTGGTTTAAGCTTGGGCAATGGGAAAGATCAATTGAAGACTGCAATCAAGCTTTACACATCCAACCTGATTACACTAAAGCCATTCTTCGAAGGGCTGCCTCAAATAGCAAG TTAGAAAGGTGGGAAGAAGCAGTAACAGATTATGAGCTTTTGCGGAGAGAACTACCAGATGACAATGAAGTTGCCGAAAATCTGTTTCATGCGCAAGTAGCATTAAAGAAATCACGTGGGGAAGAAGTGCATAATTTAAAGTTTGGTGGTGAAGTGGAGGACATATCAGGTCTTGAGCAGTTTAGAGCGGCAATATCTTTACCAG GTGTTTCTGTTGTCCATTTTGAAACTGCGTCAAACTTGCAATGTAAGCAGATATCGCCATTGGTGAATACACTATGCAGTCGTAATCCATCTATTAACTTCCTCAAG GTGAATATTCAAACAAGCCCCGCAGTCGCTGCTGCTGAGAATGTTAGGGTTGTACCAACCTTCAAGATCTATAAAAATGGCAGTCAAGTGAAGGAAATTATATGTCCTAGTCATGATATGTTGGAACACTCCATTAGGCATTACAGCTTGTAG